The following proteins are co-located in the Sandaracinaceae bacterium genome:
- a CDS encoding TrmH family RNA methyltransferase, giving the protein MAHVPPFDMPRSEIRDTLDTIRHPFRVAIDRAKNPFNIGAIIRTAHSFLAREIILIGSEPWYPRAAMGMQRYENIVEIPSSQAFVDKARQEGWPIVAFEKDASNVGLWEAELPEDAVLVFGNEDDGCAREVLDAAQQVVAIPMYGINHSYPIAVSAGIGMAEWARRRYQNGCVVTPTARVTAG; this is encoded by the coding sequence ATGGCGCACGTCCCCCCCTTCGACATGCCGCGCAGTGAGATCCGCGACACGCTGGACACCATCCGGCACCCGTTCCGCGTCGCCATCGACCGCGCGAAGAACCCGTTCAACATCGGCGCGATCATCCGCACGGCGCACTCCTTCCTGGCGCGCGAGATCATCCTCATCGGCTCCGAGCCCTGGTACCCACGCGCGGCCATGGGCATGCAGCGCTACGAGAACATCGTGGAGATCCCCAGCAGCCAAGCCTTCGTCGACAAGGCGCGGCAGGAGGGCTGGCCCATCGTCGCGTTCGAGAAGGACGCGTCCAACGTGGGGCTGTGGGAGGCCGAGCTGCCCGAGGACGCGGTGCTGGTCTTCGGCAACGAGGACGACGGCTGCGCGCGTGAGGTGCTGGACGCGGCGCAGCAGGTCGTGGCCATCCCCATGTACGGCATCAACCACAGCTACCCGATCGCCGTGTCCGCGGGCATCGGCATGGCCGAGTGGGCGCGGCGCCGCTA